The Pyxidicoccus sp. MSG2 DNA segment GCAGCTCTACGCCTTCAAGCAGGGTGGGGCGCTGGATGCGGAGCGGCTGCGCCTGTGGGCTCGCGGCGTGCAACTCTTCCGTGCGCAGGAGCCCGAGCGTTTCGAGGGCATCCGCGCCCACCTCGCTGCCTTCAAGCACCGCATGGAGTTGGTGCAGGCGGCGGGGCCGGAGGACCTCGCGCTCGTGTACCGGCCCGGCAACGTGGTGCCCTTCGTCGCGAAGAACCTGCTCGCGCTGGTGCTGGGGCTGCCGCTGTTCGCGCTCGGGGTGGTGCTGTTCTGGCTTCCGTACCAGCTGCCCCGCACCGCCAGCCGCAAGACGGAACTGGACGTGCAGGCCACGGTGAAGTTCCTCACCGCCTTCGTGGTGGCCCTCGTGTGGTGGGGCGCGCTCACGGTGGTGGCGGGGTGGTGGGCCGGAGTGCCCTGGGGCGTGGCCACCTTCCTCGCGGTGCCACCCCTGGCCCTCTTCACCCTCTACTTCGCCGAGCGTTGGGAGTCGCTCCAGCGCGACATTCGCGTGTTCTTCACCCTGGGCAATCGCGCGCGCCTCAAGACGCTGCTGCTCGCCGACGGCGAGCGGCTGGCCTCGGAGGTGGAGCGGCTGGCCGGTGAGTACCGGCCGAAGCTCGAAGGCACGGCCACCCCCGTGGCGCCCTGAGACGTCACCGCACGCGCGGCACGGCCTCGCGGAACATCTTCGCACCCACCAGCAGGGCCAGGCCGCCCAGCAGCACGGGCAGGGCATTGAGCTCGATGGCGGTGTGCAGGCTGTACGCGTCCGCGATGCTTCCGATGAGCGTCGGGGAAATCGCGTCGCCCAGCATGTGGATGAAGAGCACGTTCAGCCCCATGGCGAAGGCGCGGAACGCGGGCGGCACACAGTTGACGATGGCCGCGTTGATGGGACCGCTGTTGAGGAAGATGAGGAACTGCGCCACGCCAATCACCGCGAACGTCAAGACGGTGCTCTGGATGTTCGTGGCCAGGTACATGGCCGGCGCCGCCAGGAGCAGCCCCACGCCTGACATCCACAGCCCGCCGCCCTCTCGCTTGCGGTCCAGCTTGTCGCCCAGCCACCCGCCCACCAGCGTCCCCACCAGTCCCGCCACGAGTGTAATCGCGCCGAAGGTGGTGCCCGTGTCGCCCTGGGCCATGCCCCGCTCGCGCACCAGGTACGTGGGCATCCAGAAGCCCAGCCCGCCGATGGAGAACGTCATCAGCGTGTAGCCCGCCGTCACCGCCCAGAACGCCGGGTTCTTCCCCAGCCCCTTCAGTCCGACGAGGAAGGGCATCTTCGTCTGCGCGTCCGGCCCGTCCATGGCGCCGCGCTGGGGCTCGGGCATGAAGAAGGCCATCAGCCCCAGCACCAGCCCCGGCACGCCGCCCACGTAGAAGGCCACGTGCCACGAGTAGCGCTCCGTCAGCCACCCGCCCAGCCCGTACCCCGCCGCCACGCCCACCGGAATCGCCGTGTAGAAGAACGCGAGGATGCGCGTGCGCATGTCACGCGGGTACAGGTCCGAGATGATGCTCGGCGCCACCGCGCCATAGCCCGCCTCGCCAATGCCAATCACCGAGCGCGCCACCAGCAGCGTGATGAACGACGTGGCCAGGCCGCTGGCCCCGGTGGCCAGGCTCCACAGCAGCACGCCGCCCGCCACCAGCAGCTTCCGGGGGTACCGGTCCCCCAGGTAGCCGCCCAGCGGCGAGGCCAGCATGAACACCACCATGAACATGGTGCCCAGCAGGCCGGACTGCGTGTCGTTGATGCCGAACTCCTTCTGGATGTCCGGCAGCGCCACCGCGACGATGTACCGGTCGAGGTAGTTGACCAGGTTGATGAGCGTGAGGATGAACAGCGCGAAGCCGGCGTTCGCCGCGGGCGCGGTGGGCACCGCCGGCGAGGCCGTGGCGGAAGAGGCGGTCATTTCGAGGTGGCTCCGGCTCCGAAGCGGTGCGCGAGCAGTCCCCAGCGCAGGCCCCTGTCGCTCACGCGGCACGCGTCCAGGCCCAGCGCCTTCACCGACTCGAGGAGGATGAGCGCACCCGCTGAAATCACGTCCGCGCGCTTGGGCTGCATTCCGGGCAGGGTGCGGCGCAGCTCCAGCGGCATCTCGCACAGCCGGTCCGCCAGCGCCGCCAGCTCGGACACCGACATCGTGCCGCCGTGGACCTCTTCGGCGTCATACGGGTCGATGCCGTATTCGACGGCGTAGAGCGTGGTGACGGTGCCGGCCACGCCCACCAGCACGGCGCCGGGCGGCGGTGACGGCAGCGACTTGAAGGTGTCGCGCAGGTGCGCCTCGATGCGGGCGCGGTCCTCGGCGCTCATCGGGTCCGAGCGCACGAAGCGCTCCGTGAGCCGCACGGCGCCCACGTCGAAGCTGTGCCGGAAGTCCACATGCCCGGCGGGGTTGCCGTAGATGAATTCCGTGGAGCCGCCGCCGATGTCCAGCACCAGCAGCGGGCCGGCCGCCTCCGACGCGAAGTCCGCGTGGACGGCGGCGAAGGA contains these protein-coding regions:
- a CDS encoding spinster family MFS transporter; its protein translation is MTASSATASPAVPTAPAANAGFALFILTLINLVNYLDRYIVAVALPDIQKEFGINDTQSGLLGTMFMVVFMLASPLGGYLGDRYPRKLLVAGGVLLWSLATGASGLATSFITLLVARSVIGIGEAGYGAVAPSIISDLYPRDMRTRILAFFYTAIPVGVAAGYGLGGWLTERYSWHVAFYVGGVPGLVLGLMAFFMPEPQRGAMDGPDAQTKMPFLVGLKGLGKNPAFWAVTAGYTLMTFSIGGLGFWMPTYLVRERGMAQGDTGTTFGAITLVAGLVGTLVGGWLGDKLDRKREGGGLWMSGVGLLLAAPAMYLATNIQSTVLTFAVIGVAQFLIFLNSGPINAAIVNCVPPAFRAFAMGLNVLFIHMLGDAISPTLIGSIADAYSLHTAIELNALPVLLGGLALLVGAKMFREAVPRVR
- a CDS encoding Ppx/GppA phosphatase family protein translates to MPRFATIDVGTNSVLLLVAERTPEGRFEAVRERAEITRLGRGVDATRRLSPEGMEATLAVLEAFAREARELGAQDIAVSATSAARDAENGAEFLEAAKTRAGVTVEIISGQLEAELSFAAVHADFASEAAGPLLVLDIGGGSTEFIYGNPAGHVDFRHSFDVGAVRLTERFVRSDPMSAEDRARIEAHLRDTFKSLPSPPPGAVLVGVAGTVTTLYAVEYGIDPYDAEEVHGGTMSVSELAALADRLCEMPLELRRTLPGMQPKRADVISAGALILLESVKALGLDACRVSDRGLRWGLLAHRFGAGATSK